One Cheilinus undulatus linkage group 22, ASM1832078v1, whole genome shotgun sequence DNA window includes the following coding sequences:
- the LOC121504150 gene encoding membrane-anchored junction protein: protein MPLSAFSFPVPETRILRAGSQIFKFKIRGGSSPSGEEVIGGQSFSTEFEEIVRTVLGNLDSLQPFSSTNFNVFPYKKPWEDASKTMCKQCDRNLRAHPFTLIVYLEKNMVNGRLRGGKLNLEKDTAHYPPVSEPQSKRCRRDSPLEEAIVQPFIADLEAESEGFIAGLHDDLCTREETMRDDPGQADKKGTKGSVGPQQKSGISTVGESWTPGKLHPGNKQEMIQEEEEEEESTDSVFGKPKRPGILTRLASHVFPFSLFLNDP, encoded by the exons ATGCCCCTGTCTGCTTTTTCCTTCCCGGTCCCTGAGACCCGAATCCTCAGAGCTGGCAGTCAAATCTTCAAGTTCAAGATCAGAGGAGGCAGCAGCCCCAG TGGAGAGGAAGTCATTGGAGGACAGAGCTTCAGCACCGAATTTGAG GAAATTGTCAGAACTGTTCTCGGCAACCTTGACAGTCTTCAGCCCTTCTCTAGTACCAACTTCAATGTCTTTCCTT ACAAGAAGCCGTGGGAGGACGCGTCGAAGACTATGTGCAAACAGTGTGACAGGAATCTCAGAGCCCATCCATTTACTTTAATTGTCTACCTGGAGAAAAACATGGTAAATG GAAGGCTAAGAGGGGGGAAGCTGAACTTG GAGAAAGACACTGCACATTATCCACCGGTTTCTGAGCCTCAGTCAAAGCGCTGTAGAAGAGATTCGCCACTAGAGGAGGCTATAGTCCAGCCCTTCATCGCTGACTTGGAGGCTGAAAGTGAGGGCTTCATAGCGGG GCTACATGATGACTTATGCACTAGAGAAGAGACGATGAGAGATGATCCAGGACAAGCTGACAAG AAAGGTACAAAAGGGTCTGTTGGACCCCAGCAGAAATCAGGCATCAGCACTGTTGGAGAAAGTTGGACTCCAGGTAAACTGCATCcaggaaataaacaggaaatgatacaggaggaggaggaggaggaagaaagcacagattctgtCTTTGGAAAACCTAAAAGACCAGGGATCCTGACTCGACTGGCCAG CCATGTGTTTCCCTTCTCCTTGTTCCTCAACGATCCCTGA
- the LOC121504226 gene encoding glycoprotein hormone beta-5-like, whose product MHLHPLSFTFFLLLAAGATVMCVTVTTSLQGFRGCAVREFTFVAQKPGCKGLRITTEACWGRCHTWEKPVLDPPYIHRHHRVCTYSRTRHMTARLPGCQPNVSPLYHYPMALHCHCSICSTLDTECETF is encoded by the exons ATGCATCTCCACCCCCTGTCCTTcaccttcttcctcctcctggcTGCCGGGGCAACAGTGATGTGTGTTACGGTGACAACCTCGCTCCAAGGTTTTCGAGGCTGTGCAGTGAGAGAGTTCACCTTTGTGGCCCAGAAACCTGGCTGCAAGGGACTGCGCATCACCACAGAAGCCTGCTGGGGGCGCTGTCACACCTGGGAG AAGCCTGTTCTGGATCCCCCCTACATCCACCGCCACCACAGAGTGTGTACATACAGCCGTACCCGGCACATGACGGCCCGTCTGCCAGGCTGCCAGCCCAACGTGTCCCCCCTCTACCACTACCCCATGGCCCTGCACTGCCACTGTTCTATCTGCTCCACTCTGGACACTGAGTGTGAGACCTTCTGA
- the LOC121504450 gene encoding uncharacterized oxidoreductase YtbE-like, with product MSSSSYSTNPSVLLNTGVHMPILGLGTYKLTAPEDVYRAVDAALVAGYRAFDSAAVYDNEAEMGRALKELLPKHGLTREDVFITSKLDPNDQGERALEGALRSLSQLDLGYIDLYLIHWPGTKGLDVTDQRNPGNRAQSWATLEELHTQGKLKAIGVSNYTPAHMKELMKSCKTPPAVLQVEFHPHFCQTELRKVCEEYGVCFQAYSSLGKGALVTDPVVMEVAENCERTPAQVLLRWAVQQGIPVLPKSSNPLRINDNARIFDFTLSNTDMDRLSALDCGHKYCRDASQIV from the exons ATGTCGTCCTCCTCCTACTCCACCAACCCTTCTGTCCTCCTAAATACGGGGGTTCATATGCCCATCTTGGGTTTGGGGACCTACAAGTTGACAGCTCCTGAAGATGTCTACCGAGCCGTGGATGCAGCACTGGTTGCAGGTTATCGCGCCTTTGACAGCGCAGCTGTCTACGATAATGAAGCTGAGATGGGCCGAGCCCTGAAGGAGCTCCTGCCCAAACATGGCTTAACCAGAGAGGACGTTTTTATAACCAG TAAGTTGGACCCAAACGATCAGGGTGAGAGAGCCCTAGAAGGAGCCCTTCGAAGCCTTTCTCAGTTGGATTTGGGTTACATTGACCTCTACCTGATTCACTGGCCTGGCACAAAGGGTCTGGATGTGACTGACCAACGCAACCCAG GCAACCGAGCACAGAGTTGGGCCACACTGGAGGAGCTGCACACCCAGGGGAAGCTGAAGGCTATCGGAGTATCAAACTACACACCAGCACACATGAAGGAGCTGATGAAGAGCTGCAAAACTCCTCCTGCAGTGTTGCAA gtAGAGTTTCACCCACACTTTTGTCAGACAGAGCTGAGAAAAGTGTGTGAGGAGTATGGAGTTTGTTTCCAAGCCTACTCCTCCTTAGGGAAAGGAGCACTGGTCACTGATCCTGTAGTCATGGAGGTTGCAGAGAACTGTGAACGTACACCTGCACAG GTACTTTTGCGCTGGGCTGTGCAGCAGGGCATCCCAGTGCTCCCCAAGTCATCAAATCCACTAAGGATTAACGACAATGCAAGGATTTTTGACTTCACTCTCAGTAACACAGACATGGACAGACTTTCAGCTTTGGACTGTGGGCACAAATACTGCAGGGATGCATCACAAATAGTTTGA
- the gpha2 gene encoding glycoprotein hormone alpha-2, protein MEIQAGFYQTLTCQWTHLHCTLKVALPALRLQAAIQMSLCMTSHFCLLVLPVISLLLFSPIGWSHDGPTPGCHLHPFNVTIRSDRRGTCKGTHLVYACVGYCESSAFPSRYSVLVASNFTHNITSASRCCTISKDAKIKVRLDCPRGRHEEMEILTAKACRCDMCRKSRY, encoded by the exons ATGGAAATCCAGGCAGGCTttt ACCAGACGCTCACCTGTCAGTGGACACACCTGCACTGCACTCTTAAGGTTGCACTTCCTGCTCTACG CCTCCAGGCTGCCATCCAGATGTCGCTCTGCATGACCTCACATTTCTGCCTGCTGGTCCTTCCAGTGATATCacttcttctcttctctcctaTTGGTTGGAGTCATGATGGCCCCACTCCTGGATGTCACTTGCATC CCTTCAATGTGACCATCCGCAGTGATCGCCGGGGCACATGTAAAGGCACCCACCTGGTCTATGCATGTGTGGGCTACTGTGAGTCCAGCGCCTTCCCCTCCAGATACTCAGTGCTGGTGGCGTCAAACTTCACCCACAACATCACCTCTGCGTCTCGATGCTGCACCATCAGCAAGGATGCCAAG ATCAAAGTACGCCTTGACTGCCCTCGAGGCCGTCATGAAGAAATGGAGATCCTCACAGCCAAGGCCTGTCGATGCGACATGTGTCGCAAATCTCGCTACTGA